Proteins found in one Zonotrichia leucophrys gambelii isolate GWCS_2022_RI unplaced genomic scaffold, RI_Zleu_2.0 Scaffold_269_70819, whole genome shotgun sequence genomic segment:
- the PPP5C gene encoding serine/threonine-protein phosphatase 5 codes for MAETERAGSGDGAGPGRPPTSAELERAEELKAQANEFFKGKDYESAVRLYSSAIELNPSNAIYYGNRSLAYLRTECYGYALADATRALQLDSKYVKGYYRRAASNMALGKFKAALKDYEMVVKVRPNDKDAKLKYQECHRIVKQKAFERAIASDEHKRSVVDSLDIESMTIEDEYSGPKLEDGKVTLAFMKDLMQWYKDQKKLHRKCAYQILVQVKEVLAKLPTLVETTLKETEKVTVCGDTHGQFYDLLNIFELNGLPSEANPYIFNGDFVDRGSFSVEVILTLFGFKLLYPDHFHLLRGNHETDNMNQIYGFEGEVKAKYTAQMFALFSEVFEWLPLAQCINGKVLIMHGGLFSEDGVTLDDIRKIERNRQPPDSGPMCDLLWSDPQPQNGRSVSKRGVSCQFGPDVTKRFLERNRLELIIRSHEVKPEGYEVAHDGRCVTVFSAPNYCDQMGNKGSYIHLRGSDLRPDFHQFTAVPHPNVKPMMYANTLLQLGMM; via the exons ATGGCGGAGACAGagcgggcggggagcggcgaCGGCGCCGGCCCCGGGCGGCCCCCGACCTCCGCCGAGCTCGAACGGGCCGAGGAGCTCAAGGCTCAAGCCAACGAGTTCTTCAAAG gcaaGGACTACGAGAGCGCGGTGCGTCTCTACAGCAGCGCCATCGAGCTGAACCCGTCCAACGCCATCTACTATGGCAACCGCAGCCTGGCGTACCTGCGCACCGAGTGCTACGGCTACGCCCTGGCCGACGCCACGCGCGCGCTGCAGCTCGACAGCAAGTACGTCAAGGGCTACTACAGGAGAGCGGCCAGCAACATGGCCCTGGGCAAGTTCAAGGCCGCCCTCAAGGACTACGAGATG GTGGTGAAGGTCAGGCCCAACGACAAGGACGCCAAGCTCAAGTACCAGGAGTGTCACCGCATCGTCAAGCAGAAAGCGTTCGAGAGAGCCATCGCCAGCGACGAGCACAAGCGCTCCGTGGTGGACTCGCTGGACATCGAGAGCATGA CCATCGAGGACGAGTACAGCGGCCCCAAACTCGAGGACGGCAAGGTCACCTTGGCCTTCATGAAGGACCTGATGCAATGGTACAAGGACCAGAAGAAACTCCACAGGAAATGTGCCTACCAg ATCCTGGTGCAGGTGAAGGAGGTGCTGGCCAAGCTGCCCACCCTGGTGGAGACCACGTTGAAGGAG ACAGAGAAGGTGACAGTGTGCGGTGACACCCACGGGCAGTTCTACGACCTGCTCAACATCTTCGAGCTCAACGGGCTCCCCTCCGAGGCCAACCCTTAT ATTTTCAACGGCGACTTCGTGGACCGCGGCTCCTTCTCGGTCGAGGTCATCCTGACGCTCTTTGGCTTCAAGCTGCTCTACCCTGACCACTTCCACCTGCTCCGAG ggAACCACGAGACGGACAACATGAACCAGATCTACGGCTTCGAGGGCGAGGTGAAGGCCAAGTACACGGCGCAGATGTTCGCGCTCTTCAGCGAGGTCTTCGAGTGGCTGCCCCTGGCCCAGTGCATCAACGGCAAAGTGCTG ATCATGCACGGGGGGCTCTTCAGCGAGGACGGGGTGACCCTCGATGACATCCGCAAGATCGAGCGCAACCGGCAGCCCCCAGActcag GGCCGATGTGTGACCTGCTCTGGTctgacccccagccccag aacGGCCGGTCGGTCAGCAAGCGGGGGGTCAGCTGCCAGTTTGGCCCCGATGTCACCAAGCGCTTCCTGGAGCGGAACCGCCTGGAGCTCATCATCCGCAGCCACGAGGTCAAGCCCGAGGGCTACGAGGTGGCGCACGATGGCCGCTGTGTCACCGTCTTCTCCGCCCCCAACTACtg TGACCAGATGGGCAACAAGGGCTCCTACATCCACCTGCGGGGCAGCGACCTGCGCCCCGACTTCCACCAGTTCACAGCAGTG CCTCACCCCAACGTCAAGCCCATGATGTACGCGAacaccctcctgcagctgggcatgATGTGA